In Streptomyces ambofaciens ATCC 23877, a single genomic region encodes these proteins:
- a CDS encoding sodium:solute symporter family protein translates to MHTPTYLAAELRLPTNWLDYSILGIYFVVVLGIGFAARRSVKTSLDFFLSGRSLPAWVTGLAFVAANLGATEILGMAANSAQYGVYTTHWYWIGAIPAMVFLGLVMMPFYYGSKVRSVPEFLLLRFDRASHLLSSILFAVAAILIAGVNLYALAIVVEALLGWPQWVAIVVAGFFVLAYITLGGLSSAIYNEVLQFFVILAGLIPITILGLKKVGGWDGLSDSLTQTRGGDFMTAWGGTGIGSDNPLGANWLTIVLGLGFVLSFGYWTTNFAEVQRALSAKNLSAAQRTPLIAAFPKIFIVFVVMIPGLVAAVLVPKIGTPGSDLQYNDAIPYLMQQLLPNGVLGIAVTGLLAAFMAGMAANVSSFNTVFTTDIWARYVVKDREDDYYVRFGRLITVIGVLASIGTAFLASSFSNIMSYLQTLFSFFNVPMFVVFIIGMFWKRASMKSGFWGLIAGTTAAMVNYFVIYKQGIIDIPSDQGANFVSAIAGFVAGAVVMVAVSLFTAPKPTAELQGLVYGTTSPGMAEAPAEGDDAWYRKPALLGWGAVVLAAACYIPFSF, encoded by the coding sequence ATGCATACCCCCACATATCTAGCCGCGGAGCTTCGACTCCCCACCAACTGGCTCGACTACTCGATCCTCGGGATCTACTTCGTCGTCGTGCTCGGCATCGGCTTCGCCGCCCGCCGCTCCGTCAAGACCAGCCTCGACTTCTTCCTGTCCGGCCGCTCGCTGCCCGCCTGGGTCACCGGTCTCGCCTTCGTCGCGGCCAACCTGGGCGCCACCGAGATCCTCGGCATGGCCGCCAACAGCGCCCAGTACGGCGTCTACACGACCCACTGGTACTGGATCGGCGCCATCCCGGCGATGGTCTTCCTGGGCCTGGTGATGATGCCGTTCTACTACGGCTCCAAGGTCCGCTCGGTGCCGGAGTTCCTCCTCCTGCGCTTCGACAGGGCCTCGCACCTGCTCAGTTCGATCCTGTTCGCCGTGGCCGCCATCCTCATCGCCGGCGTCAACCTCTACGCGCTCGCGATCGTCGTCGAGGCCCTCCTCGGCTGGCCCCAGTGGGTGGCCATCGTGGTCGCCGGCTTCTTCGTCCTGGCGTACATCACGCTCGGCGGCCTGTCCTCGGCGATCTACAACGAGGTCCTCCAGTTCTTCGTGATCCTGGCCGGCCTCATCCCGATCACCATCCTGGGCCTGAAGAAGGTCGGCGGCTGGGACGGTCTGTCCGACTCCCTCACCCAGACCCGCGGCGGCGACTTCATGACCGCGTGGGGCGGCACGGGCATCGGCAGCGACAACCCGCTGGGCGCCAACTGGCTGACCATCGTGCTCGGCCTGGGCTTCGTCCTGTCCTTCGGCTACTGGACGACGAACTTCGCCGAGGTGCAGCGCGCCCTGTCGGCGAAGAACCTCTCGGCGGCCCAGCGCACCCCGCTCATCGCCGCCTTCCCGAAGATCTTCATCGTCTTCGTCGTGATGATCCCGGGCCTGGTCGCCGCGGTCCTCGTCCCGAAGATCGGCACCCCCGGCTCGGACCTCCAGTACAACGACGCCATCCCGTACCTGATGCAGCAGCTGCTGCCCAACGGTGTCCTCGGCATCGCGGTCACCGGCCTCCTGGCCGCCTTCATGGCCGGCATGGCGGCGAACGTGTCGTCCTTCAACACGGTCTTCACCACCGACATCTGGGCGCGCTACGTCGTGAAGGACCGCGAGGACGACTACTACGTGCGCTTCGGCCGCCTGATCACGGTGATCGGCGTCCTCGCCTCCATCGGCACGGCGTTCCTGGCGTCGTCCTTCTCCAACATCATGAGCTACCTCCAGACGCTCTTCTCCTTCTTCAACGTGCCGATGTTCGTGGTCTTCATCATCGGCATGTTCTGGAAGCGGGCGTCCATGAAGTCCGGCTTCTGGGGCCTGATCGCGGGCACCACCGCGGCGATGGTGAACTACTTCGTCATCTACAAGCAGGGCATCATCGACATCCCCTCCGACCAGGGCGCCAACTTCGTCTCGGCGATCGCCGGCTTCGTGGCCGGCGCGGTCGTCATGGTCGCGGTCTCCCTGTTCACCGCCCCGAAGCCCACCGCCGAGCTCCAGGGCCTGGTCTACGGCACCACGTCCCCCGGCATGGCCGAGGCGCCCGCCGAGGGCGACGACGCGTGGTACCGCAAGCCGGCGCTGCTGGGCTGGGGGGCGGTCGTCCTGGCCGCCGCCTGCTACATCCCGTTCTCGTTCTGA